The following coding sequences lie in one Prionailurus viverrinus isolate Anna chromosome X, UM_Priviv_1.0, whole genome shotgun sequence genomic window:
- the LOC125157043 gene encoding LOW QUALITY PROTEIN: Y-box-binding protein 1-like (The sequence of the model RefSeq protein was modified relative to this genomic sequence to represent the inferred CDS: inserted 2 bases in 2 codons) — MLQCNEYGFIPRNDTKEVVFAHQTAIKKTPRKSLGSGGGGQTAESDVEGEEGVDAANVRGRCAAAVQNYRDSERGERTRDRSVLAKARPSRRRPHRRRRFPPEYVRRPRGCGPQPSNXPVRGEVMEGTRARQGAAEQGRPVTPNVXLGGGPPPRTGPPRQRWFREDGGEDDKEDGRDETPGQPPPPRPSRRNLGYPCRRPENPKPRDSKEAKAADPPAESPSTPDVEQGDASSMNLKWSVPCSPLLHPVGEDGSPALGPPGWSSTTDTLQQGGLRSRADFGGASSVTEGIVCSRVHNVVNSESVRASNSGTARYVATIAIPIANGVELGGTVYCIRSPWPTSGYDRWFRDSGGHKRRLVQPLR; from the exons ATGCTTCAATGTAACGAATATGGTTTCATCCCCAGGAATGACACCAAGGAAGTTGTATTTGCACACCAGACTGCcataaagaagactcccaggaagTCCCTTGGCAGTGGAGGAGGTGGACAGACTGCGGAGTCAGATGttgaaggagaggagggggtggaCGCAGCAAATGTCAGAGGCAGATGCGCCGCCGCAGTGCAG AATTACCGGGACAGTGAGCGTGGGGAAAGAACCCGGGACCGGAGCGTGCTCGCGAAGGCCAGACCCTCACGGCGCCGGCCCCACCGCAGGCGACGCTTCCCCCCTGAATACGTGCGGAGACCGCGTGGATGCGGACCACAGCCTTCTA ATCCTGTGCGGGGAGAAGTGATGGAAGGTACCAGGGCGCGGCAGGGCGCGGCAGAGCAAGGTAGACCGGTGACGCCCAATG GCCTGGGTGGTGGACCACCGCCCCGCACGGGGCCTCCTCGCCAAAGGTGGTTTAGGGAGGACGGCGGCGAAGACGACAAGGAAGATGGACGAGATGAGACCCCAggtcagcccccacccccacgtccCTCCCGCCGCAACCTCGGTTACCCATGCAGACGCCCAGAAAACCCCAAACCGCGAGACAGCAAAGAGGCCAAGGCAGCCGATCCACCGGCCGAGAGTCCGTCCACTCCCGATGTCGAGCAGGGCGACGCGAG CTCCATGAACCTCAAGTGGTCAGTGCCGTGTTCCCCTCTACTTCACCCTGTCGGTGAGGACGGGAGTCCTGCTCTGGGGCCACCAGGATGGTCTAGCACGACAGACACTTTACAG CAAGGAGGTCTCCGTAGCCGTGCTGACTTTGGGGGTGCCTCTTCCGTTACTGAAGGCATAGTGTGCAGCCGGGTACATAACGTCGTAAACTCTGAGTCTGTGAGGGCATCTAATTCCGGGACAGCACGCTACGTGGCCACCATTGCCATTCCAATTGCGAATGGTGTAGAACTGGGAGGGACAGTCTATTGTATCAGAAGCCCGTGGCCAACGAGTGGCTATGATAGGTGGTTCAGAGATTCCGGGGGGCATAAGAGGAGGCTGGTACAGCCCCTACGGTGA